In the genome of Triticum urartu cultivar G1812 chromosome 5, Tu2.1, whole genome shotgun sequence, one region contains:
- the LOC125509617 gene encoding serine/threonine-protein kinase PEPKR2: MESLPRKRKGARSLAGSLHDASADRKRTCRERKPRPDKKKKKPSDDAATASGRGGVVMTAPPASGRATPDSPGRGLKRKVGCIESATRIGRKKRLEAEYELGDEIGQGKFGSVRICRAKAGGEEFACKALPKNGEETVHREVEIMQHLSGHPGVVTLKAVFEDADKFYLVMELCSGGRLLDEMARDGTFSEQRAALVIKDLMSVVKYCHEMGVIHRDIKPENILLTKTGKMKLADFGLAARVTNGQKLSGVAGSPAYVAPEVLSGSYSEKVDIWGAGVLLHVLLLGSLPFQGGSLEAVFEAIKTVELDFNSGPWESMSVIGRDLISRMLDRDVSSRITADQVLCHPWVLFYTECTLKAVTPDVTNKIVAPKIPWDRIRSHCESSASDSSSQRSEDQDECGIVDALTAAITHVRISEPKRTRLCSPGIPIQQECSSNLKSNLCTAF; this comes from the exons ATGGAGTCGCTGCCGCGGAAGCGCAAGGGCGCGCGCTCCCTCGCCGGCTCCCTCCACGACGCCTCCGCGGACCGCAAGCGCACCTGCCGGGAGCGGAAGCCGCGCCCcgacaagaagaaaaagaagcccTCCGAcgacgccgccaccgcctccGGCCGGGGCGGCGTGGTCATGACGGCGCCGCCGGCCAGCGGCCGGGCCACCCCGGACAGCCCCGGCCGGGGGCTCAAGCGCAAGGTCGGCTGCATCGAGTCCGCCACGCGCATAGGCCGCAAGAAGCGCCTCGAGGCCGAGTACGAGCTCGGCGACGAGATCGGCCAGGGCAAGTTCGGCTCCGTCCGGATCTGCCGCGCCAAGGCCGGCGGCGAGGAGTTCGCCTGCAAGGCGCTCCCCAAGAACGGCGAGGAGACGGTCCACCGCGAGGTCGAGATCATGCAGCACCTCTCCGGCCACCCCGGCGTCGTCACGCTCAAGGCCGTCTTCGAGGACGCCGACAAGTTCTACCTCGTCATGGAGCTCTGCAGCGGCGGCCGCTTGCTCGACGAGATGGCCAGGGACGGCACCTTCTCCGAGCAGCGGGCCGCCCTTGTCATCAAGGATCTAATGTCGGTCGTCAAGTACTGCCACGAAATGGGCGTCATCCACAGGGACATTAAGCCGGAGAATATTTTGCTCACCAAGACTGGCAAGATGAAACTAGCTGATTTTGGATTGGCAGCACGAGTTACTAACG GTCAGAAATTGTCTGGCGTTGCTGGGAGCCCAGCCTATGTGGCGCCTGAGGTGTTGTCAGGAAGCTATTCTGAGAAAGTAGACATATGGGGTGCTGGGGTGCTCCTCCATGTACTACTGCTTGGTTCACTTCCATTTCAAGGAGGCTCTCTGGAAGCTGTCTTTGAAGCTATAAAGACAGTTGAGCTTGATTTCAACAGCGGTCCATGGGAATCAATGTCAGTTATTGGACGGGATCTTATAAGTCGAATGTTGGATCGAGATGTCTCTTCTAGAATAACTGCTGATCAAGTTCTTT GTCATCCATGGGTGTTGTTCTACACGGAATGTACCCTGAAGGCTGTAACTCCTGATGTCACTAACAAGATTGTAGCACCCAAAATTCCATGGGACAGAATTAGATCACATTGTGAGTCGTCAGCTTCAGATTCGTCGAGCCAGAGGTCGGAGGACCAGGATGAATGTGGCATAGTCGACGCACTGACAGCGGCAATAACACATGTTAGAATATCAGAGCCAAAAAGGACCCGGCTTTGCAGCCCCGGCATTCCCATACAGCAGGAGTGCTCCTCAAACTTAAAGAGCAACCTGTGCACGGCGTTCTGA